TAAAAGTAGGAAAAATTCAATCTATAGATTGGTAATATTCTGATAAAATTTAAAATTTTTGTGATATAATTCGACCAAATTTCTAAAAAAGGATAAGGAATGAAAAAAGTAGTTCTAGCAAGTGTTGCAGTTGCAACTTTATTGTTGAGCGGTTGTAGCTCAAAAAACCCTGAAGTTGATATGAATTCAAATTCAAATCAATCTGCAGACAATTCAGGTAGCATGAGCGATGCCGATAGATTAGCAGCTCTTATTGCTAACATCGAGAGTCAAGTTAAAAGTGTATACTTTGACTTTGATAAATTTAATATCAAAGCTGATCAACAAGGTGTTGTTAGCTCAAATGCATCAGTATTCAACCAAGCTGACGCTCAAGCTCTTTCTATAAAAGTAGAAGGTAACTGCGATGAGTGGGGTACAGATGAGTATAACTATGCTCTTGGTTTAAAACGTGCTAAAAGTGCTAAAGATGCTCTTGTAAGAAATGGCGTTAGTGCTGATAGAATCGCTGTAGTTAGTTTTGGAGAAAGCAATCCAGTTTGTACAGACAAAACAAAAGCTTGCGATGCTCAAAATAGACGTGCAGATTTCAAAGTACTTCCATAATTTATAATTAAATAATAATGAACAAAAAAATAATTGTAGTGGCTCTGATTGGAGCCACTATCTCCATTACCTCTGGCCAAGAGATTTCAGCTTTTGATGCAGGCAATATGGATAGTGCGAATCCATATGGTCTAACTGATAATGAAAAAGTTACCTTAAATAATAAGCGAAGCGTTCAAAATATTGAAGAGAATATGAATAATGTTTTAGAACAACTTCAAGGTTTGCAAAGCTTGATTGAGAGCATGAGTGCTAGAATGAATAAGCTTGAGCAAAGAATAAATGATATAGAGACGAAGGTAAATGGTGGCATAAGTGATTCTGGTGTAAGTTTGACATCATTGAAGGCTTATGTTGATGAAACTAGAGATATACAAGACAAAAACTACAAAAATATTACTGCTGCCTTAAATAAATTAGGTGCAATAATGGATAAAAATGCTGCTCAACCAAAGCAAAATGCAAATCCAAAACAACAAAGTAAGCCAACTTCAAATTTTAGTGGAAAAAGCGATAAAGATATTTTGGCTGATGGCATTAAGCTTCTAAATTCTGGCAATAGCACAGAAGCAGCTGAATATTTTGAATATTTAAATAAAAAAGGCTATAAAACTGGTGCAACAAATTATTATTTAGGTGAAGTTGCTTACAGTCAAAAATCATACAGTACAGCTATACAATACTATAAAAAAAGCATACAGAACGAAGATAAGGCTGACTATACACCAAAACTTCTATATCACACAGCTATAAGCTTTGATAAGATAGGTGACACGCAAAGTGCAAATAGATTTTATAAGGCTTTAAAAGTCGGTTATCCAGATAGTAAAGAAGCCAAAGCCTCTCCCAATAGAAACTAAATTTTAATCTTTTTTAGATATAATCCCACATTAATCAAAAAACCAAATCTAAGGAGATTATTGTGAGTAAAGATCAAGTTATAACTATGTTTTACGAACTAAAAGATGCTAATACTGGTGAAATTTTAGAGTCAAACATGCAAGAAGGTGGCCAAATTTCGTTTATAACAGGGCATGGCCATATTATAGAAAAGCTTGAAGAAGAAGTAAGCAAATTAAAATCAGGCGAAAGAGCAACTATAAGCGTAAAGGCAGCAGAGGGTTGTGGTGAATATAATAACGAAGCCATTCAGTCGTTACCAAAAGAGCAGTTTGCTGGTATAGATTTACATGAAGGAATGGAACTTTTTGGTCAAAATGAGGATGGCTCAAGCGTTCGTGTTATTGTTAAAGAGATCAAAGATAACGAAGTAACAGTTGATTTTAATCACCCATATGCTGGTAAAGATTTGTTATTTAATGTTGAAGTTTTAGAAGTCAGAGATGCGACAGAAGATGAAAAAGCAACAGGTATGGTAGCCGGGGCTCATACTTGCGGTTGCGGTGGTCACGATCATGAGCATGAACATGAGTGCTGCGGGGGTCATGGACATGGGCATGGACACGGACACGAGGATGGTGGTTGCGGTTGCGGTGGACACGGACATCACCATCATTAAGAAGCTAAAATGAAAAAAATTGCTTTTGTTTTTGCGGGCCAAGGCTCGCAAAGTATTGGTATGGGAAAAGACTTTTACGAAAATTTTTCTACTGCTAAACTACTTTTAAATGATGCTTGTAATGACACTGGCATTGATTACAAAGAGCTTTTATTTACACAAAACGATAAGTTGGATAAAACAGAATTTACTCAGCCAGCTATTGTTTTAAACTCGCTAATGACTTATTTGGCTTTTTCAAATTTTATTAAAGAAAAACCAGAATTTAGTCTTGGGCACTCACTTGGAGAATTTACTGCTCTTGCAATTAGTGGAGCATTTAATTTTATTGATGCGATTAGGCTTGTGAATTTACGTGGTAAATTTATGCAAGAAGCTTGTATTGGTAAAGATGCCGGCATGATGGTAGTTCTTGGACTTAGTGATGAAGTGGTTGAAGAAATTTGTAAAAAAGCAAGAGAAGAAGGTTTGCAAATTTATGCTGCAAACTACAACTGCGATGGACAAATCGTTGTCGCTGGCGTAAGAGCTGATCTTGCTAGCTATGAAGCAAAATTTAAAGAAGCTGGCGCAAAAAGAGCAGTGCTTTTAAATATGTCAGTAGCAAGCCATTGTCCGATACTTGAGCCAGCTAGTGTTAGGTTGGCAAGTGAGCTTGAGAGTACTTTGGCTACCAAATTTTCTCCAGTTGTCTCAAACGTAAATGCTAAAATTTATACCGATAAAAGTGAAGCACTAGTTCTGCTAAAAGAGCAGCTAATAAAACCAGTTTGCTATAAACAAAGCATTAAAAACTATGAAAACGATGTTGATTGTTTTATCGAGCTTGGCGCTACGACGCTAAAGGGCATCAATAAAAAAATTACTGAAAAGCCAACTTATAGTATTACTGATATGGCAAGTCTTGAAGAAGTTGTGAAAATTTTGGAGGAGAGATGATAGCGATACTAGGAGCCATGCAAGAGGAGATAACACCGATCCTTGAAATGGTTGGTGAATATAAAACTGTTCAATATGCAAATAATAAATTTTACTTAGCAAACTATAAAGGAAAAGAGCTAGTCATTGCCTATTCAAAGATAGGCAAGGTAAATGCAGCCATAACGGCAACTTTAATGATAGAAAAATTTAAGGCCTCAAAGTTGCTCTTTACTGGCGTAGCTGGCTCACTTGATGAGAGTTTAAAAATAGGCGATATGCTTTATGCTACTAGCTTAGTGCAACATGATCTTGATATCACGGCTTTTGGCCATCCTTATGGCTATGTACCAGGCACAAGTATATTTGTTAAAAGCGATGAAGGACTAAATGAACTGGCAAAAAAGATAGCTGATAAAAAAGATATGAGCTTAAGTGCTGGTATTATTGCGACCGGAGATCAGTTTATCTGCGATAATGAAAAGAAAGCTTGGATAAAAAAGATATTTAATGCGAGCGCTACCGAGATGGAAGGTGCTAGCGTTGCACTAGTTTGCGAAACACTTGGTGTGCCATTTTTTATACTAAGAGCTATCAGCGATGGAGCTGGTGATGCAGCAGAGTTTGACTTTGATAAATTTTTGCAAGATTCAGCAAATGTTAGTGCAAAATTTATACTTGAAATGGTAGAAAGCTTATGATAGAGCTTAGTAAAAGGCTTCTTAGGCAAGTTGGTCAGACAAACGCCAGATACAAGATGATAGAGGGCGGAGATAAGATCTTGCTTGGTCTTAGCGGTGGTAAAGATAGCCTCGCACTAGCTCACGTACTAAAGCATATCCAAAACGTTACACCTGAGAAATTTGAGTTTAAAGCAGTAACACTAAGCTACGGCATGGGTGAGGACTACGCTTATCTTACGAAGCATTGCAATGAGCACGGAATAGAGCATGAAGTAATAGATAGCTCAATCTTTGAAATTTCAAAAGAGAAAATCCGTAAAAATTCTAGCTTTTGCAGTTTCTTTTCTCGTATGAGAAGAGGTTATCTTTATACTTACGCCTTAAAGCATGGTTTTAATAAACTCGCGATTGCTCATCATTTAGACGATGCAGCGGAGAGCTTTTTTATGAACTTTACATATAATGGTGCACTAAGGACGCTTGCTCCAAAATATACTGCAAAAAATGGAATCACGGTTATTAGACCGTTTATCTTCATTCGCGAGAGACAGCTTCGCGAAAATGCTATCAAAAATGAATTAAGAGTCATTGGCGATGAAGCATGCCCTGCAATGAGATTTGACGTAAAGATGCCGCATGCTAGATATGAAACCAAACAGCTTTTAGCGACTTTAGAAAAAGAAAATCCAAAGCTTTTTACTTCGCTAAAAGCAGCATTTGAAAATATCCATACTGATACTTTTTTTGCTCTCAATAGCAGTAGTGAAGAGTAAAATTTTACTTGCTTTTTGGGACTAATCCCAAGAAGCAATCTATAAATATTTCTATTTTAATTGGCTTTTATCAAAATAAATACAAAATGTATGAATAGATGAAATTCTTGTGCTTGTGCATAAATCAAAACTGTCATATACAACAAATACAAAAGCATTTAGTGCAAAAACCACTGGTTAAAATTTTGTAACTTAGAAAATTTAAGCTTAAAAAAATAGTCATGTGCTTTAAATATTAAAAAATAGCTATTTAAAATAGCAAGCTATAACTTAAAGTCCGTCAAGTAAAATTTTATAAAGTCGGTTTATCTCATCGTCATTTAGCTCGATCGTGCTTTTTGTATCAAATAAATTTTTGATCTTGCTAGCGTCAAATTCGCTCCTATCAAGGCAGTGCTTGTGAGAGGGTAAAAAACCACGAGTTAAGCAAAGCTCACTCTCTATCTCCTCGTCGCAGATGAAACACTCAAGCTCGCTGTGAAGCCTACCTTCATACTCTAAAATTTTAACGTAGCTTTCGATGATAAGGCGTTTTGGATTTTGTAGCTGCATCTGTTTGGCGCAGCGATCAATCTCATTAAAATAAATTTCATCGAGCTGCTCGACCTCTTTTAGATGATCATAAAGTAGGCGCATGAACTGCTGCCAAATGATGAGCTTGTCTCGCTCTAACAGCCATTTAAAGCCAAGATGAAGTATGCTTCTAAGCTTTGGTAGAAATTTTGCCTCTTGCTCTAGCTCAAAGTCGATCTTGTAGCCGGTCATGATATTTGAGTGGCGTGCGCCAAAAAATCTATATGACTTTACGAGCAAATTTGGCGTTAGCACAAAGACTAAAAGGTCCTCGTCTCTGACCTTTTGCACGCGCAGGATATAGCCTTGCATCTAGGCAAAAAACTCCTTTATACGCTCTCTCATCGCTGTCGCGTCTTTGATGAAATTTATATCGTTTCTAAAGGTTGTTGCACCGTCGATGCCCTTGCTGTACTGATGCAAATGCTTTCTAAATATGCAAAGTCCATGCTCTCCGTAGTGCTCGATCATCGCATCAAAGTGAACTAGGATGATCTTTTGTTTTAGCGCCTTATCTACGCTAGTTTTGGTCTTTATCTCGTGAAATATCCAAGGATTACCAATGCTTGCTCTACCGATCATTAGGGCGTCGCACTTTGTGAGGTTTAAAATTTCATCTGCATTTTGTGCGTTGATATCGCCATTTGCGATGACTGGGATTTTCACGCTTGCCTTTACCCTAGCGATCGCTTCGTAATCAACCTTTGCGCTGTATCCGCCAGCTCTGGTACGCCCATGTACTGCGATATAGTCTGCGCCGGCTTCTTCGCAGGCTTTTGCTATCTTTTTTTCGTTTTTGTCGTTAAAGCCAAGTCTAAATTTAACGCTTAGGCTCTCTTTGTTTGAGACACTTTTTATGGCTGAGATGATGCTTTGAAGCTTGTCAAGATCGTTTAGTAAAGCAGAACCCGCACCTTGTCTAACGACCTTTGGCACAGGGCAGCCGCAGTTTAGATCGAGCCCATAAATTCCATTAAATTTATTGATGATTTGCACAGCTTTTTTTATATTTTCTGTGTCATTACCAGCTATTTGAACGACGTAAGGCTCTTCGTTTGGGGATTTTTTAATCATTTCAAGAGTTTTGTCACTACTCTCATATACTAGAGCATTTGCGCTGATCATTTCACTAACAGTGACATCACAGCCAAATTTCTTAACTACGCTTCTTAGTGGCAAGTCAGAAAAGCCAGCAAGAGGTGCTAAGAAAAGTGGTTTTTTGCTAAAGTCTATCATTTAAAAAATAGCGAGCTAGGCACCATTTTGCCGTTATCTCGTAAAAACAGCAAGACTTTTATCTCTTTAAACTCATCTGGGTCGCTACCTTCGATAGCCTCTCTTACTTTATCAAGCATCTGAAGCTCAAATAGCGCATATACGTAAGCCTCATCAGCATCAGTATGGATGCTTTTTAGCTTCTCAAAGATGCCGATAAATGCATCTGGTTTTAGCTTATTTTTAAGCATTATGGCTGCTTTGTCGTATTGTGCTTTTGTTACTTTTGCGTTGTTTAAAAGATCAAAAATTTCATCACTGCTTATATCGATCTCGTCATTTACAAAGCGGGTAATAATAAGCATTATATCTTCACTTGCTAGCTCAAAATTTAATCTTTTGATCTCGCTAAAAGAAGCTACTTTTATAAGTTTATCAAATGCAGCTTTTTTAAGGCTCTCATTTTGATCTTGATTTTTAAGTATGTCAAGATAGTAAGTAGGTAGTTGCTCGATCTTATTTAGCTCATTTAGGATATTCAACTTGCTATCTTTTGCTAGTCTAAATTTCTTTAGATCGACAATCTCTTTATTTTTTATACTTTTTATAGTTTGTAAGATATTGTTTATCTCAGCATCATCTACACCGACATCTTTAAGCTCGCCTACTGGTGAGATAGAGCGAGTGAGCTGCGAGGCGATCTTGTAAGTGTCGGTTTTGAAGTCTTTATTGCTCTCAAAGCCAAGAAGCGTCTCTTTGGCTAAGTCTTTATAAAGCTGGCTATCTTTTTTGATCCATTTTTTATATCTATAAAAAGCATATCCATGATAAGCGATATGAAGTAGGGCAAGAAGTGCTAAAACAGCTACTGGAAGAGCGACCCAAATAGCAATTGGCAAAGTTATAGTTTGGCCTAAAAGCTCAAATGTGTAATCAGAACTATTAAGAGAATAAGTAAGTCCTGCAACAACTACTATGTATATTATGCAGTAGACGAGAAATTTTCTAGTTTTCATATTTTCTCCTTAGTTTTTTGCTGTTTTTTCGATTATTTCACGGCAAGTTATGCAGTATTTTGCATGTGGTTTTACCTTTAATCGTGGTATGCTGATCTCCTCTTCGCACATATCACAAATTCCATAAGTTTTATTTGCTATCTTCTCTAGTGCTTCATCTATCTCTGATAGCTCTGCTCTTTGTTGCGTCGAGATGGAATGCTCTATTAGCTGGTCTGTATTTACTGAGGCTATATCAAACTCGTCGCTTACACCACTATCTCTTAAGCCATTTACTTCAACAGATGAATCATAGATGTTTTTTTTGATCTGTAATTTTCTTTCTTCAAGTAATTTTTTAAAAAAATTTAGCTCAGTTTGTGTCATTTATATTCCTTTATTTGTGGTATGGGTGGTTTGCATTTATGCAAAGTGCTCTAAAAATTTGCTCAAAAAGTACAAGCTTGGCAACCTTATGAGCCATCGTCATCTTGCTTAAGCTTACAATTTTTTGTGCTTTATTCTTTAAATTTTGGCTAAGGCCATAAGCTCCACCTATGAAAAAGTTAATTTGTGAATTTGAGTTTAAAATTTGTGCAAATTCTTGGCTGTCAAGTTGCAAACCATTTTCATCAAGCATTATGCAAAAACCTTTTAAATTTGGCTCGTAAATTTCATCATAAGCTCTTAATGCTTCGCTTTTTCCAGTACTTTGAGCTTTTGCTATTTTTTCATTGAAAAAGACTTTATCGTTTATCTTGGCAAATTTTGCACTCATTTTTATATATTCTTGTATCTCGTTTTCAAAGTTGTCACGTAATGATTTTTGAATGCTAAAAACTGAAATTTCCAAATTTAGCCTTTGGTTTTTAGCTTTAGTTCAAAGTTATTTCCACTCTCATCTTGGTTATTTTTTTGATGTATTGTCTTATTATTTGTGAGAAATTTAACCATATCGCTTATATATTTTTTATGTTCGCTTCTTGGCACAATAGCATCGATTAAGCCATGCTCTAATAAAAACTCAGCTCTTTGAAATCCCTCTGGTAAATCAGCACCAATGGTTTGTTTGATGACCCTTTGACCAGCAAAGCCTATTAAAGCGCCAGGTTCAGCGATTATTAGATCTCCAAGCCAAGCAAAAGAGGCACTAACGCCACCCATTGTCGGATCAGTAAGTATTGAGATGTAAGGTAGTTTTGCTTCATCAAGTAGTTTTAAAGCAGCTGATGTCTTTGACATTTGCATCAAAGAGAATGTACTTTCTTGCATTCTAGCTCCACCTGAAGCACTCACTATGACTAAAGCTTGGCGTTTTTCTATCGCTCGTTTTATCGCTCTTACGATCTTTTCACCCTCAACTGAAGCTAGCGAACCACCCATGAAACCAAAGTCAAAAACAACTAGCTGTATCTCTTGTCCGTCGCATTTGCCTTCGCCGCATATCACTGAGCTTGTGCGTCCTGTTTTTTCTTTATTCTCTGTGATTCTTTTTTTGTATGATTTTTTATCAACAAAATTTAATGGATCTACCGGTTTTAAATTTGCGTCAAATTCTACAAAGCTATCTTCATCACAGATCAAATTTATGCGATCAGTAGCTTTTAGTCTCATATGATAACCGCATTTTGGGCATACATTAAAACAAGCTTCAACTTCTTTGTAGTACATCAGTGAGTGACAATTATCGCATTTTACCCAGTGTGTAGGTGCTTCTTCTGGACGAGGTTGAGCTTTTCTTATCTTTGAAAAAATGTCTGAGAAATTCATATTTTTACCCACTTATATTAAAAATTGTGGGATTATATCTAATGTTTGCCTTGCTTTTTCTTATATGACTTAAAGTTTGTTTATTTGTGGAGGTTTAAAGGGGTAAGTTGGCCCCTTTAAAGTATCTTGCTAGAATCGTCTTCCAATAGTAAATTCAAATGTATTTGTATCATCGCCCTCTTTAGGTTTAAGAGCTTTTGAAAAGATCAGTTGAAGTGGTCCGATAGGAGTTATCCACTCGATGCCAGTGCCAACTGATGATCTTTTTATCTCATTTAGGCTATTCTCACCGATCATGCCATAGTCATAAAATACAACACCACGCATTTTGACACGATCTATTATAGGGAAGCTTATTTCAGCTGAATTATTAAACGAAGTTTCGCCGCCATATTCGTAGTAGTCGCCATTATATTTTACCTTTGGAGATACGGTTCTGCTTTCGTAACCACGTAAGCTTCTTATACCACCAAGGTAAAGTCTTTCGTTGATCGGAGTATATCCTCTTTCCCAAATTTTTCCAAAGCTTGCTTTGTATCTTAAGATAAGATCGTAGTCGATGTACTCTCTAAGGCCTAGGTAGTAGTTAAAATTTGTACGATTTTTAATAAAGTCTATATCGCCACCAAGCCCAGCTATCTCAAATGATGTGCTAGCTATGATGCCACGTCTTGGCAAGTAATAATCGTCGGTGCTATTATATGTTAAAGCTGGAGTTATGGCGCTTTTTATAGCTTTACCTTCTCTATAAATTTCTTTTTTGGTTTTTGTGTTGATATCTCTTAGCTCATCATCTTTTAAAGTAATTTTGCTTT
The sequence above is drawn from the Campylobacter concisus genome and encodes:
- a CDS encoding OmpA family protein: MKKVVLASVAVATLLLSGCSSKNPEVDMNSNSNQSADNSGSMSDADRLAALIANIESQVKSVYFDFDKFNIKADQQGVVSSNASVFNQADAQALSIKVEGNCDEWGTDEYNYALGLKRAKSAKDALVRNGVSADRIAVVSFGESNPVCTDKTKACDAQNRRADFKVLP
- a CDS encoding tetratricopeptide repeat protein, whose amino-acid sequence is MNKKIIVVALIGATISITSGQEISAFDAGNMDSANPYGLTDNEKVTLNNKRSVQNIEENMNNVLEQLQGLQSLIESMSARMNKLEQRINDIETKVNGGISDSGVSLTSLKAYVDETRDIQDKNYKNITAALNKLGAIMDKNAAQPKQNANPKQQSKPTSNFSGKSDKDILADGIKLLNSGNSTEAAEYFEYLNKKGYKTGATNYYLGEVAYSQKSYSTAIQYYKKSIQNEDKADYTPKLLYHTAISFDKIGDTQSANRFYKALKVGYPDSKEAKASPNRN
- a CDS encoding FKBP-type peptidyl-prolyl cis-trans isomerase, with product MIVSKDQVITMFYELKDANTGEILESNMQEGGQISFITGHGHIIEKLEEEVSKLKSGERATISVKAAEGCGEYNNEAIQSLPKEQFAGIDLHEGMELFGQNEDGSSVRVIVKEIKDNEVTVDFNHPYAGKDLLFNVEVLEVRDATEDEKATGMVAGAHTCGCGGHDHEHEHECCGGHGHGHGHGHEDGGCGCGGHGHHHH
- the fabD gene encoding ACP S-malonyltransferase; translation: MKKIAFVFAGQGSQSIGMGKDFYENFSTAKLLLNDACNDTGIDYKELLFTQNDKLDKTEFTQPAIVLNSLMTYLAFSNFIKEKPEFSLGHSLGEFTALAISGAFNFIDAIRLVNLRGKFMQEACIGKDAGMMVVLGLSDEVVEEICKKAREEGLQIYAANYNCDGQIVVAGVRADLASYEAKFKEAGAKRAVLLNMSVASHCPILEPASVRLASELESTLATKFSPVVSNVNAKIYTDKSEALVLLKEQLIKPVCYKQSIKNYENDVDCFIELGATTLKGINKKITEKPTYSITDMASLEEVVKILEER
- a CDS encoding 5'-methylthioadenosine/adenosylhomocysteine nucleosidase, giving the protein MIAILGAMQEEITPILEMVGEYKTVQYANNKFYLANYKGKELVIAYSKIGKVNAAITATLMIEKFKASKLLFTGVAGSLDESLKIGDMLYATSLVQHDLDITAFGHPYGYVPGTSIFVKSDEGLNELAKKIADKKDMSLSAGIIATGDQFICDNEKKAWIKKIFNASATEMEGASVALVCETLGVPFFILRAISDGAGDAAEFDFDKFLQDSANVSAKFILEMVESL
- a CDS encoding tRNA 2-thiocytidine biosynthesis TtcA family protein is translated as MIELSKRLLRQVGQTNARYKMIEGGDKILLGLSGGKDSLALAHVLKHIQNVTPEKFEFKAVTLSYGMGEDYAYLTKHCNEHGIEHEVIDSSIFEISKEKIRKNSSFCSFFSRMRRGYLYTYALKHGFNKLAIAHHLDDAAESFFMNFTYNGALRTLAPKYTAKNGITVIRPFIFIRERQLRENAIKNELRVIGDEACPAMRFDVKMPHARYETKQLLATLEKENPKLFTSLKAAFENIHTDTFFALNSSSEE
- the recO gene encoding recombination protein RecO, giving the protein MQGYILRVQKVRDEDLLVFVLTPNLLVKSYRFFGARHSNIMTGYKIDFELEQEAKFLPKLRSILHLGFKWLLERDKLIIWQQFMRLLYDHLKEVEQLDEIYFNEIDRCAKQMQLQNPKRLIIESYVKILEYEGRLHSELECFICDEEIESELCLTRGFLPSHKHCLDRSEFDASKIKNLFDTKSTIELNDDEINRLYKILLDGL
- a CDS encoding tRNA dihydrouridine synthase: MIDFSKKPLFLAPLAGFSDLPLRSVVKKFGCDVTVSEMISANALVYESSDKTLEMIKKSPNEEPYVVQIAGNDTENIKKAVQIINKFNGIYGLDLNCGCPVPKVVRQGAGSALLNDLDKLQSIISAIKSVSNKESLSVKFRLGFNDKNEKKIAKACEEAGADYIAVHGRTRAGGYSAKVDYEAIARVKASVKIPVIANGDINAQNADEILNLTKCDALMIGRASIGNPWIFHEIKTKTSVDKALKQKIILVHFDAMIEHYGEHGLCIFRKHLHQYSKGIDGATTFRNDINFIKDATAMRERIKEFFA
- a CDS encoding uroporphyrinogen III synthase HEM4 → MKTRKFLVYCIIYIVVVAGLTYSLNSSDYTFELLGQTITLPIAIWVALPVAVLALLALLHIAYHGYAFYRYKKWIKKDSQLYKDLAKETLLGFESNKDFKTDTYKIASQLTRSISPVGELKDVGVDDAEINNILQTIKSIKNKEIVDLKKFRLAKDSKLNILNELNKIEQLPTYYLDILKNQDQNESLKKAAFDKLIKVASFSEIKRLNFELASEDIMLIITRFVNDEIDISSDEIFDLLNNAKVTKAQYDKAAIMLKNKLKPDAFIGIFEKLKSIHTDADEAYVYALFELQMLDKVREAIEGSDPDEFKEIKVLLFLRDNGKMVPSSLFFK
- the dksA gene encoding RNA polymerase-binding protein DksA yields the protein MTQTELNFFKKLLEERKLQIKKNIYDSSVEVNGLRDSGVSDEFDIASVNTDQLIEHSISTQQRAELSEIDEALEKIANKTYGICDMCEEEISIPRLKVKPHAKYCITCREIIEKTAKN
- a CDS encoding 23S rRNA (pseudouridine(1915)-N(3))-methyltransferase RlmH, whose translation is MEISVFSIQKSLRDNFENEIQEYIKMSAKFAKINDKVFFNEKIAKAQSTGKSEALRAYDEIYEPNLKGFCIMLDENGLQLDSQEFAQILNSNSQINFFIGGAYGLSQNLKNKAQKIVSLSKMTMAHKVAKLVLFEQIFRALCINANHPYHK
- the accD gene encoding acetyl-CoA carboxylase, carboxyltransferase subunit beta; its protein translation is MNFSDIFSKIRKAQPRPEEAPTHWVKCDNCHSLMYYKEVEACFNVCPKCGYHMRLKATDRINLICDEDSFVEFDANLKPVDPLNFVDKKSYKKRITENKEKTGRTSSVICGEGKCDGQEIQLVVFDFGFMGGSLASVEGEKIVRAIKRAIEKRQALVIVSASGGARMQESTFSLMQMSKTSAALKLLDEAKLPYISILTDPTMGGVSASFAWLGDLIIAEPGALIGFAGQRVIKQTIGADLPEGFQRAEFLLEHGLIDAIVPRSEHKKYISDMVKFLTNNKTIHQKNNQDESGNNFELKLKTKG